In one Variovorax sp. V213 genomic region, the following are encoded:
- a CDS encoding MFS transporter, whose amino-acid sequence MRQIDLHKLADDARFNRFHGLVLLWCALIIVFDGYDLAVVGIALPSIMKKMGVDATNAGFMVSSALFGMMFGAIFMGTIADRIGRRWAIAICVGFFSVFTAAAGLAESPVAFSALRFLAGLGIGGVMPNVVAQMTEYSPKKIRATLVTLMFSGYAVGGIIAAILGKGLIESYGWQSVFFAAGLPVLLLPLILKSVPESMPFLLAKGRTEELKKIVSRLDPSYQPLATDSFVVPAKDRADSAPIKHLFYDGRGFSTVMFWIAFFMCLFMVFALSSWLTKLMASAGYSLGSALTFVLVLNAGAMVGAIAGGWLADRFHIKYVLAGMYALAAVSLTLLGYKMPTPVLFVLIGLAGASTIGTQIVANAYTGQFYPMAVRATGLGWALGVGRSGAILAPILIGMLVGMNLPLHQNFIAIAIPAVIGMVAVLLIQHDRSASASASRADAGAALNKVAAGLPGTPGA is encoded by the coding sequence ATGCGTCAAATCGACCTTCACAAGCTGGCTGACGATGCCCGCTTCAACCGCTTTCACGGCCTGGTGCTGCTCTGGTGCGCGCTCATCATCGTGTTCGACGGCTACGACCTGGCCGTCGTCGGCATCGCATTGCCTTCGATCATGAAGAAGATGGGTGTCGACGCGACCAATGCCGGGTTCATGGTCAGTTCCGCGCTCTTCGGAATGATGTTCGGGGCCATCTTCATGGGCACCATCGCCGACCGGATCGGGCGCCGCTGGGCGATCGCCATTTGCGTGGGCTTCTTCAGCGTCTTCACTGCCGCTGCCGGGCTGGCCGAGAGCCCTGTCGCATTCAGCGCACTGCGCTTCCTCGCCGGGCTCGGCATCGGGGGCGTGATGCCGAACGTGGTGGCGCAGATGACCGAGTACTCCCCGAAGAAGATCCGCGCCACCCTCGTCACGCTGATGTTCAGCGGCTACGCCGTCGGGGGCATCATTGCGGCGATTCTGGGCAAGGGGCTGATCGAGAGCTACGGGTGGCAATCGGTATTCTTCGCGGCCGGCCTGCCGGTGCTTCTGCTTCCGCTCATCCTGAAGTCGGTTCCGGAATCGATGCCGTTCCTGCTGGCCAAGGGCCGCACCGAAGAGTTGAAGAAGATCGTCTCGCGGCTCGACCCGAGCTACCAGCCGCTGGCCACCGATAGCTTCGTCGTTCCGGCCAAGGACCGGGCCGACAGCGCACCGATCAAGCACCTCTTCTACGATGGCCGGGGATTCAGCACGGTGATGTTCTGGATCGCGTTCTTCATGTGCCTGTTCATGGTTTTCGCGCTGAGTTCGTGGCTGACGAAGCTCATGGCCAGCGCAGGCTACAGCCTTGGCTCGGCCCTGACCTTCGTCCTGGTGTTGAACGCAGGTGCCATGGTTGGCGCGATTGCCGGGGGCTGGCTCGCCGACCGGTTCCACATCAAGTACGTGCTCGCGGGCATGTATGCGCTGGCAGCCGTTTCGCTCACGCTGCTGGGCTACAAGATGCCGACGCCGGTGCTCTTCGTTCTCATCGGGCTGGCCGGGGCCTCGACCATCGGCACGCAGATCGTGGCCAACGCCTACACCGGGCAGTTCTATCCGATGGCCGTGCGCGCCACCGGTCTCGGTTGGGCACTGGGCGTCGGCCGCAGCGGCGCAATCCTGGCACCCATCCTGATCGGCATGCTGGTGGGCATGAACCTGCCGCTGCACCAGAACTTCATTGCCATCGCGATTCCGGCGGTCATCGGCATGGTCGCGGTGCTGCTCATCCAGCACGACAGGTCGGCGTCGGCCTCCGCATCGCGCGCGGATGCCGGTGCTGCCTTGAACAAGGTTGCAGCGGGCCTTCCCGGAACGCCTGGCGCTTGA
- a CDS encoding PHB depolymerase family esterase produces the protein MNPLLTGLMSKAAHLTRSGRLAEATEAIQRALRGAAEPPSSVAPAMPSCDAEVIDVEARVIERERPMRSQPDPEQADRTERWIRGSFSHQGRTANFMLFVPAGAAGEAPAPRPLVVMLHGCTQDAADFAAGTRMNEHARECGAIVLYPEQAQHAHGQKCWNWFKTPHQQRGRGEPALLAALTEHIAEQEQVDRARIYVAGLSAGGAMAHTLGHCYPDLYAAVGVHSGLPHGVANDLMSALNAMRSGPSAARREAATAAPPTIVFHGDADTTVHASNGMAIVAGAVPGAVSEGRSASGRRFTRTVYPASAGRGDAEHWRLHAAGHAWSGGSAQGSYTQPEGVDASREMLRFFRAHRLGGA, from the coding sequence ATGAATCCACTTCTCACCGGCCTGATGAGCAAGGCCGCTCACCTCACGCGCAGCGGCCGGCTCGCCGAAGCGACAGAGGCAATCCAACGGGCGTTGCGCGGCGCGGCCGAGCCGCCATCGTCCGTCGCGCCCGCCATGCCCAGCTGCGATGCCGAAGTGATCGACGTCGAGGCGCGGGTGATCGAGCGCGAGCGGCCGATGCGCTCGCAGCCCGACCCCGAACAAGCCGACCGTACCGAACGATGGATCCGGGGCAGCTTTTCGCACCAGGGCCGCACGGCCAACTTCATGCTCTTCGTGCCGGCGGGCGCGGCCGGCGAGGCGCCCGCGCCGCGCCCGCTGGTCGTGATGCTGCACGGTTGCACGCAGGACGCAGCCGACTTTGCCGCGGGCACGCGCATGAACGAGCACGCGCGGGAATGCGGCGCGATCGTGCTCTACCCCGAGCAGGCACAGCACGCCCACGGCCAGAAATGCTGGAACTGGTTCAAGACCCCGCATCAACAACGCGGGCGGGGCGAGCCGGCCCTGCTCGCAGCGCTGACCGAGCACATTGCCGAGCAAGAGCAGGTGGACCGCGCCCGGATCTACGTGGCCGGCCTTTCGGCGGGCGGTGCCATGGCGCACACCCTCGGCCATTGCTACCCCGACCTCTACGCCGCGGTCGGCGTGCATTCAGGGCTTCCGCATGGCGTCGCGAACGACCTGATGAGCGCCCTGAACGCCATGCGATCGGGTCCGTCCGCGGCACGGCGCGAAGCGGCGACGGCCGCGCCGCCCACCATCGTCTTCCATGGCGACGCGGACACGACGGTGCATGCGAGCAATGGCATGGCCATCGTGGCCGGCGCCGTGCCGGGCGCGGTGAGCGAAGGCCGGTCCGCTTCGGGCCGGCGTTTCACGCGCACGGTGTATCCGGCGTCTGCCGGTCGTGGCGATGCGGAGCATTGGCGCCTCCACGCGGCGGGCCACGCGTGGTCGGGCGGCAGCGCGCAGGGCAGCTACACGCAGCCCGAGGGCGTGGACGCCAGCCGCGAGATGCTGCGGTTTTTCCGGGCGCACCGCCTGGGCGGTGCCTGA
- a CDS encoding amidohydrolase family protein, protein MQGKIGLEEHFAIPETLQDSAGFVPGAYWRELSMRLLDLHDVRLRQMDAHGMEMMILSLNAPAVQAVPDPKKAYELAVRANDFLAEQVAKRPDRFQAFAALPMQDPEKATQELERCINVLGFRGALVNGFSQVGTPDNVVYYDAPQYASFWAAAERLDAPFYLHPRNPLASWAQIYEGHPWLLGPTWAFAQETAVHALRLMASGLFDRHPGLKIILGHLGEGLPYNMWRVDHRNAWVEAPKGYPAKRKLCDYFHENFYLTTSGNFRTQTLIDAMLEVGSDRILFSTDWPFENVDHASNWFNDASISEADRKKIGRTNALSLFKLPQS, encoded by the coding sequence ATGCAAGGAAAGATCGGGCTCGAGGAACATTTCGCGATTCCTGAAACGCTGCAGGACTCGGCCGGCTTCGTGCCTGGCGCGTATTGGAGGGAACTCAGCATGCGCCTCCTCGACCTTCATGATGTGCGCCTGCGCCAGATGGACGCGCACGGCATGGAGATGATGATCCTCTCGCTGAACGCGCCCGCGGTGCAGGCGGTGCCGGACCCCAAGAAAGCCTATGAGCTCGCGGTCCGCGCCAACGACTTTCTTGCCGAGCAGGTCGCGAAGCGGCCGGACCGCTTCCAGGCGTTCGCGGCCTTGCCGATGCAGGACCCCGAGAAGGCCACGCAGGAACTCGAGCGCTGCATCAACGTGCTCGGCTTTCGCGGCGCGCTGGTCAACGGGTTCTCGCAGGTCGGCACGCCCGACAACGTCGTCTACTACGATGCGCCGCAGTACGCATCGTTCTGGGCTGCGGCGGAGCGGCTCGACGCGCCCTTCTATCTGCATCCGCGCAATCCGCTCGCGAGCTGGGCGCAGATCTATGAAGGCCACCCGTGGCTGCTCGGTCCCACCTGGGCCTTTGCACAGGAAACCGCCGTTCACGCCCTGCGCCTGATGGCAAGCGGCCTGTTCGATCGGCATCCGGGCCTGAAGATCATCCTTGGCCACCTCGGCGAAGGGCTGCCCTACAACATGTGGCGCGTCGACCACCGCAACGCCTGGGTCGAGGCGCCCAAGGGCTATCCGGCCAAGCGCAAGCTGTGCGACTATTTCCATGAGAATTTCTATCTCACGACCTCGGGCAACTTTCGCACCCAGACACTCATCGATGCGATGCTGGAAGTCGGATCGGACCGGATCCTGTTCTCGACCGATTGGCCGTTCGAGAATGTCGACCATGCGTCGAACTGGTTCAACGATGCCAGCATCAGCGAGGCCGACCGCAAGAAGATCGGCCGCACCAATGCGTTGTCGCTGTTCAAGCTGCCTCAATCCTGA
- a CDS encoding alpha/beta hydrolase domain-containing protein: MSKLVAPVQALRWRIAIMAAALLAALVGCAQMPASGAAPAVVEQLLVRERQPAFGGIAFGNAGPYERVVAQAQVALDPAHPANRGIVDAGAAASADGKVRYKADVVILRPRDGARSSGTWVVEVANRGRKLMLEIVNGGSLQAERAEEAGTGWLMRQGHTLLWVGWQGDIPADPTGKTVGMVLPTATQGGQPITGTAFEEIVFDAPGPRGTLPLSYPAASLDPAMGELSVRARPEAAPTVIGPTQWRYKDANSVEFDRPAGFDAGAIYQFRYTARDPRPMGLGMASLRDVVSHLKTGLPDASGQASPLADLKPRATVAIGISQSGRFLRDWVWQGFNAGPGGQRVFDGMVATIAGSRKTYTNVRWAQPGRYSRQHEDHFFYGDQFPFSYATTTDPLSGRQGGLLARCAADRTCPKVFHLDSGLEYWQGRAALVVTDGAGRDIALPDDVRVYLMSSTQHVTARNATSPICETPINPAQQQPVYRALLTRMVEWVRDGKAPPASRHPTVRDGTLVPATAASMRFPDLSPLGMTLPVPNLLTVNDDSAMPVKSDPGRAYTVLVPRTDADGNDLAGIRLPDIAVPLATYTGWNRRKAGFAPGQLCGLDGSYLPFSATATEAAARRDPRLPIAERYPSREAYLAKVRSAVQRLQADGLMLNEDAERWMDNAAKDGRIAVLP, from the coding sequence ATGAGCAAACTGGTAGCCCCGGTGCAGGCCCTGCGCTGGAGAATCGCGATCATGGCGGCGGCACTGCTTGCCGCCCTTGTCGGCTGCGCGCAGATGCCCGCTTCGGGCGCCGCACCCGCGGTGGTCGAGCAGCTTCTCGTGCGCGAGCGCCAACCGGCATTCGGAGGCATCGCCTTCGGCAATGCCGGACCTTACGAGCGCGTGGTCGCGCAAGCCCAGGTGGCGCTCGATCCGGCGCATCCGGCCAACCGCGGCATCGTCGACGCAGGCGCGGCCGCGTCGGCCGACGGCAAGGTTCGCTACAAGGCCGACGTGGTCATCCTGCGGCCGCGCGACGGCGCCAGGTCGTCGGGAACGTGGGTGGTCGAAGTCGCGAATCGCGGCCGCAAGCTGATGCTCGAGATCGTCAACGGCGGCAGCCTGCAGGCGGAGCGCGCCGAAGAGGCCGGCACGGGCTGGCTGATGCGCCAGGGCCATACGCTGCTGTGGGTCGGCTGGCAAGGCGACATTCCGGCGGACCCCACCGGCAAGACCGTCGGCATGGTGCTGCCAACGGCCACGCAAGGCGGGCAACCCATCACCGGCACCGCGTTCGAAGAGATCGTGTTCGACGCGCCGGGCCCCCGCGGCACCTTGCCATTGAGCTACCCGGCCGCCTCCCTCGATCCGGCCATGGGCGAGCTGAGCGTGCGCGCGCGGCCGGAAGCGGCGCCCACCGTGATCGGGCCTACGCAGTGGCGCTACAAGGATGCGAACTCGGTTGAATTCGATCGCCCCGCCGGCTTCGATGCCGGCGCGATCTACCAGTTCCGGTACACGGCACGCGACCCGCGTCCGATGGGCCTGGGCATGGCGTCGCTGCGCGATGTCGTGTCGCACCTGAAGACCGGCCTGCCCGACGCGAGCGGGCAAGCCAGCCCGTTGGCCGATCTGAAGCCCAGGGCCACGGTGGCGATCGGCATCTCGCAATCGGGACGCTTCCTGCGCGACTGGGTGTGGCAGGGCTTCAACGCCGGCCCGGGCGGCCAGCGCGTGTTCGACGGCATGGTCGCGACCATCGCCGGCTCGCGCAAGACCTACACCAACGTGCGCTGGGCCCAGCCCGGCCGCTACTCCCGCCAGCACGAGGACCACTTCTTCTACGGCGACCAGTTTCCGTTCAGCTACGCGACCACGACCGATCCGCTGAGCGGCCGGCAGGGCGGCCTGCTTGCGCGCTGCGCTGCCGACCGGACATGCCCGAAGGTCTTTCATCTCGACAGCGGCCTCGAGTACTGGCAGGGCCGCGCCGCGCTGGTGGTCACCGATGGCGCCGGCCGCGACATCGCATTGCCCGACGACGTGCGCGTGTACCTGATGTCGTCGACGCAGCACGTCACCGCGCGCAACGCGACCTCCCCCATCTGCGAGACGCCCATCAACCCGGCGCAGCAGCAGCCGGTGTACCGCGCGCTGCTCACGCGCATGGTCGAGTGGGTACGCGACGGCAAGGCCCCACCGGCCAGCCGCCACCCGACCGTGCGCGACGGCACGTTGGTTCCTGCGACTGCCGCGTCGATGAGGTTTCCCGATCTGTCGCCGCTCGGCATGACGCTGCCGGTGCCCAACCTTCTCACGGTGAACGATGACAGCGCAATGCCTGTGAAGTCGGACCCCGGGCGCGCATACACGGTGCTCGTTCCCAGGACCGATGCCGATGGCAACGACCTGGCCGGCATCCGCCTGCCCGACATCGCCGTGCCGCTGGCCACCTACACCGGGTGGAACCGGCGAAAGGCCGGTTTTGCGCCGGGCCAGTTGTGCGGCCTCGACGGCAGCTACCTGCCCTTCTCGGCGACCGCCACCGAGGCCGCCGCCAGGCGCGACCCGCGGCTCCCGATCGCCGAACGGTATCCCAGCCGCGAGGCCTACCTGGCGAAAGTAAGGAGCGCGGTACAGCGCTTGCAGGCGGACGGCCTGATGCTGAATGAGGACGCCGAACGCTGGATGGACAACGCAGCCAAGGATGGCCGCATTGCCGTGCTGCCCTGA
- a CDS encoding pirin family protein → MNDVFHDRQARGRTRTGWLTSHHTFSFGSFNDPLRMGFRALRVINEDTVAGGSGFAEHAHDHFEILTFVLSGTIEHRDSAGNSGFLQGGDMQLISSGAGTRHSERNPSATEPAHLFQIWLHGEADAAPPRYQTLAGVLDAGEASSTRLVAGPEAAEGALALSAPVRIWAGKLLAGSRETQALAAGRFGWLQVLDGVVSVREGAAAEPLELRGGDALQLVTVRSVDLTAVTDARWLWFDLA, encoded by the coding sequence ATGAACGACGTATTTCACGACCGCCAGGCCCGTGGCCGGACCCGCACCGGGTGGCTCACCAGCCACCACACCTTTTCGTTCGGTTCGTTCAACGACCCGCTGCGGATGGGATTTCGGGCTTTGCGCGTCATCAACGAAGACACCGTCGCCGGAGGCTCCGGCTTTGCGGAGCACGCGCACGATCATTTCGAGATCCTGACCTTCGTCTTGAGCGGCACGATCGAGCACAGGGACTCGGCCGGCAATTCGGGCTTCCTGCAGGGTGGCGACATGCAGCTCATCAGCTCCGGCGCCGGCACCCGGCATTCCGAGCGCAATCCTTCAGCGACCGAGCCCGCCCACCTGTTCCAGATCTGGCTTCATGGCGAGGCGGATGCTGCGCCCCCGCGCTACCAGACGCTTGCCGGCGTGCTGGACGCTGGCGAAGCTTCGTCCACGCGGTTGGTCGCGGGCCCGGAAGCGGCCGAAGGCGCGCTGGCCTTGTCGGCACCCGTGCGGATCTGGGCAGGCAAGCTGCTTGCCGGAAGCAGAGAGACCCAAGCACTCGCCGCGGGGCGCTTTGGATGGCTGCAGGTGCTCGACGGCGTCGTCTCGGTGCGCGAAGGCGCCGCGGCGGAGCCGCTGGAACTGAGAGGCGGCGATGCCCTTCAACTGGTGACCGTGCGATCAGTCGATCTCACCGCGGTGACGGACGCTCGCTGGCTCTGGTTCGACCTCGCCTAG
- a CDS encoding maleylacetate reductase — MDRFVYTASASRIVFGADSIDQIPAEIERLGAHRALVLCTPNQRDQAQAIADRLPGRVAFIFDEAVMHVPIEIARKARALASELKADCALAVGGGSTIGLGKAIALESGLPIIAVPTTYAGSEVTPIYGITEGGLKKTGRDPRVLPTVVVYDPKLTLSLPLDLTVASAINAMAHAAEGLYAHDGNPVIALMAEEGIRACAASLQPLREDPRDLPARSQALYGAWLCGTVLGAVSMGLHHKLCHTLGGTFDLPHAQVHTVVLPHALRYNAGAAPEAMARIARALGVADAPMGLFELARTHGAPVSLKAIGMPANGLEQAAELAASNQYPNPRPLEKGALRALLHRAWDGAPPTA, encoded by the coding sequence ATGGACCGCTTCGTCTACACCGCGAGCGCTTCGCGCATCGTTTTTGGCGCGGACAGCATCGACCAGATTCCGGCGGAGATCGAGCGCCTGGGCGCCCATCGTGCGCTCGTCCTGTGCACGCCCAACCAGCGCGACCAGGCGCAAGCCATTGCCGACCGGCTTCCCGGCCGCGTCGCATTCATCTTCGACGAAGCGGTCATGCATGTGCCGATCGAGATCGCGCGCAAGGCGCGCGCACTCGCCTCCGAGTTGAAGGCGGACTGCGCCCTGGCCGTCGGGGGTGGATCGACCATCGGCCTGGGCAAGGCCATTGCGCTGGAGTCGGGGCTGCCCATCATTGCCGTGCCGACGACCTATGCGGGAAGCGAGGTGACGCCCATCTATGGCATCACGGAAGGCGGCCTGAAAAAGACCGGGCGCGACCCGCGCGTGCTTCCCACGGTGGTGGTCTACGACCCCAAGCTCACGCTGTCGCTGCCCCTGGATCTGACGGTCGCGAGCGCGATCAATGCCATGGCGCATGCGGCCGAAGGCCTCTACGCCCACGATGGAAATCCGGTGATCGCATTGATGGCCGAGGAAGGCATCCGCGCTTGCGCCGCGTCGTTGCAACCGCTTCGAGAAGATCCGCGCGATCTGCCGGCACGCAGCCAGGCGCTCTACGGCGCCTGGCTGTGCGGCACGGTGCTGGGGGCCGTGTCGATGGGCCTGCACCACAAGCTGTGCCACACCTTGGGCGGCACCTTCGACTTGCCGCATGCGCAAGTGCATACGGTGGTTCTTCCGCATGCGCTCAGGTACAACGCCGGCGCGGCGCCGGAAGCCATGGCCCGCATCGCGAGAGCGCTCGGCGTCGCGGATGCGCCCATGGGCCTTTTCGAGCTTGCAAGAACCCATGGCGCGCCGGTGTCGCTGAAGGCGATCGGCATGCCCGCCAACGGACTTGAACAAGCGGCCGAGCTGGCAGCGTCGAACCAGTATCCGAATCCGCGCCCGCTCGAGAAGGGGGCGCTTCGCGCCCTGCTCCACCGCGCATGGGATGGAGCGCCGCCAACGGCCTGA
- a CDS encoding intradiol ring-cleavage dioxygenase, with the protein MIDIDEWTITSAALKAQGATPSPRLKTVMDSLVRHLHDFAREVQLTEAEWSSGIDFLTAVGKITDDKRQEFILLSDVLGLSTLVTAQCNRRPTGCTEATVFGPFYVSDAPEYNNGDDISNGASGEPCFVSGTIRGIDGERIAHASIDVWQSDDEGRYDVQRPELDHAQGRGHLSSLEDGRYHFKSIVAVPYPIPHDGPVGQMLEQLGRHPWRPAHLHFMIKAPGYETLITHVFRSGGSYLESDAVFGVRSSLIADWKRHESGVAPDGTRMDVPFYTLDYDFVLNSVPRD; encoded by the coding sequence ATGATCGACATCGACGAGTGGACCATCACCAGCGCCGCGCTGAAGGCGCAAGGCGCAACGCCCAGTCCGCGCCTGAAGACCGTGATGGACAGCCTGGTGCGGCATCTGCACGACTTCGCGCGCGAGGTGCAGCTCACCGAGGCCGAGTGGTCCAGCGGCATCGACTTTCTCACCGCCGTCGGAAAGATCACGGACGACAAGCGCCAGGAGTTCATCTTGCTCTCTGACGTGCTGGGCCTTTCGACGCTCGTCACTGCGCAGTGCAACCGGCGTCCGACGGGCTGCACCGAGGCGACGGTGTTCGGGCCCTTCTACGTGTCCGACGCGCCGGAGTACAACAATGGCGATGACATCTCCAACGGCGCAAGCGGCGAACCCTGCTTCGTCAGCGGCACCATCCGCGGGATCGACGGCGAGCGGATCGCCCATGCAAGCATCGACGTGTGGCAGTCCGACGACGAGGGCCGGTACGACGTGCAGCGCCCCGAGCTGGACCATGCGCAGGGCCGGGGCCATCTGAGCAGCCTCGAGGACGGGCGCTACCACTTCAAATCCATCGTGGCCGTGCCCTACCCCATTCCCCACGACGGCCCGGTCGGCCAGATGCTGGAGCAACTCGGCCGCCACCCGTGGCGCCCTGCGCACCTGCATTTCATGATCAAGGCGCCGGGCTACGAGACGCTCATCACCCATGTGTTCCGCTCCGGCGGCAGCTATCTGGAATCGGACGCCGTGTTCGGCGTGCGCTCCTCGCTCATCGCCGACTGGAAGCGCCACGAGTCCGGCGTGGCGCCGGACGGAACGCGCATGGATGTGCCGTTCTATACGCTCGACTACGACTTCGTGTTGAACAGCGTACCGCGTGACTAG
- a CDS encoding GFA family protein codes for MNYQGSCHCGRIAFEVEGEVQGAMACNCSMCQRKGSLLWFVPHDRLRLKTPPEDMSTYMFNKHVISHRFCPVCGIHTFGEGTDPKGNKMAAINIRCLEGIDLDAVPVQHFDGRSK; via the coding sequence ATGAATTACCAAGGAAGCTGCCACTGCGGTCGGATCGCCTTCGAGGTCGAGGGTGAAGTGCAAGGTGCGATGGCCTGCAATTGCTCGATGTGCCAGCGCAAGGGATCGCTGCTGTGGTTCGTGCCGCACGATCGGCTCAGGCTGAAGACGCCCCCCGAAGACATGAGCACCTACATGTTCAACAAGCATGTGATCTCGCACCGCTTCTGCCCGGTCTGCGGCATTCACACCTTCGGCGAGGGAACCGATCCCAAGGGCAACAAGATGGCCGCCATCAACATCCGCTGCCTCGAGGGCATCGACCTCGATGCGGTGCCGGTGCAGCATTTCGACGGGCGCTCGAAGTAG
- a CDS encoding PA2169 family four-helix-bundle protein: protein MTQAKTPSERYDLNLDPITGEPGAHPVGTGAGAAGGALAGAAVGAIGGPPGAVAGMLVGAVAGGLGGKAVAERVNPTTEHSHWEGSYTREPYYEPGLSYEHYAPAYELGWSRRATLDDDFAAVEPSLAREWETRRGTSSLTWEQARPASHAAWERIDRLYMREEDMPFPEGDPLSNDDVVDVLNDVLENTRDGEAGFRTCAEEVESPRLKQLFATRAAQCRESAAQLSQLVISYGGKPADGGTASGALHRGWVHLKSAVGANSELSILEECERGEDAAVARYRKALQQLPQDVRQVVQSQAQAAQRNHDQIRDLRNEARAARA, encoded by the coding sequence GTGACCCAAGCCAAGACCCCGTCCGAGCGCTACGACCTGAACCTCGATCCCATCACCGGTGAGCCGGGAGCTCATCCCGTCGGTACAGGCGCGGGTGCCGCGGGCGGCGCGCTCGCCGGTGCTGCGGTGGGTGCCATCGGCGGACCGCCCGGTGCGGTAGCCGGCATGCTTGTGGGGGCCGTGGCCGGCGGCTTGGGCGGCAAGGCCGTTGCAGAGCGCGTCAACCCCACGACGGAACACAGCCACTGGGAAGGCTCCTACACGCGCGAGCCCTACTACGAGCCGGGCCTGAGCTACGAGCACTATGCGCCCGCCTACGAACTCGGCTGGAGCCGCCGCGCAACGCTGGACGATGACTTCGCGGCCGTCGAGCCGTCGCTGGCCCGCGAATGGGAAACACGCCGCGGCACCTCGTCGCTCACATGGGAGCAGGCGCGGCCTGCATCGCACGCGGCGTGGGAGCGCATCGATCGGCTCTACATGCGGGAAGAAGACATGCCGTTCCCCGAGGGCGATCCGCTCTCGAACGACGACGTGGTCGACGTGCTGAATGACGTGCTCGAGAACACGCGTGACGGCGAGGCCGGCTTTCGCACCTGTGCGGAAGAAGTGGAATCGCCGCGACTGAAGCAGCTGTTCGCGACGCGTGCCGCGCAGTGCCGCGAGTCCGCGGCGCAACTCTCGCAGTTGGTGATCTCCTATGGCGGAAAGCCCGCCGACGGCGGCACCGCCTCGGGCGCGCTGCACCGCGGCTGGGTGCACCTCAAGAGCGCGGTGGGTGCCAACAGCGAGTTGTCCATCCTCGAGGAATGCGAGCGCGGCGAAGACGCCGCCGTTGCGCGCTATCGCAAGGCCTTGCAGCAGCTGCCCCAGGATGTGCGCCAGGTGGTGCAATCGCAGGCCCAGGCCGCGCAGCGCAATCACGACCAGATTCGCGACTTGCGCAACGAAGCTCGCGCGGCGCGCGCCTGA
- a CDS encoding CopG family transcriptional regulator produces MPSYHAPVPAAVKPPESEKITINMGFVDLGHIDLLVAEGFYSNRTDFIRTAIRTHLASHADALRQAVSRKMLVLGLQSFSAADLEAVRAAGETLQVRVLGLAVIAPDVSPELAASTIDSLTVLGALHASPAVKAALAGRIR; encoded by the coding sequence ATGCCGTCATACCATGCACCCGTGCCTGCCGCCGTCAAGCCGCCGGAGTCGGAGAAGATCACCATCAACATGGGCTTCGTCGACCTTGGCCACATCGATTTGCTCGTGGCCGAGGGCTTCTATTCGAACCGCACGGACTTCATCCGAACGGCCATTCGCACCCACCTGGCATCGCACGCGGACGCGCTGCGCCAGGCGGTCTCCCGCAAGATGCTCGTCCTGGGGCTGCAGAGCTTTTCTGCCGCAGACCTTGAAGCCGTGCGCGCCGCGGGCGAGACGCTGCAGGTGCGCGTGCTGGGGCTGGCGGTCATCGCGCCCGACGTGAGCCCCGAACTGGCTGCGTCCACCATCGACTCCCTCACCGTGCTCGGCGCACTCCACGCGTCACCGGCCGTCAAGGCCGCGCTGGCGGGACGCATTCGCTAG